In one window of Episyrphus balteatus chromosome 3, idEpiBalt1.1, whole genome shotgun sequence DNA:
- the LOC129915625 gene encoding uncharacterized protein LOC129915625, protein MSPNPSSPTGGVTPMAIGGRMVRERERLAGMSDEERAWRKQWVKDQELHNEPRRVPALDAEFQNPIRRFYRAPLDKLCDALTPSMGFQKAFATRFWIGKACLALTGLYAGAYYFKYNQNDWTRKGGWRVIRSRNAINPGDTQFPKLSDRSKPEDYASRGFNKSAI, encoded by the exons ATGTCTCCAAATCCATCCTCGCCCACGGGTGGTGTCACCCCCATGGCCATCGGTGGCCGTATGGTCCGCGAACGTGAACGTCTGGCTGGTATGTCAGACGAGGAGCGTGCCTGGCGTAAACAATGGGTAAAAGATCAAGAACTCCACAATGAACCACGCAGAGTTCCAGCTTTAGATGCAGAATTCCAAAATCCCATCCGACGATTCTATCGTGCTCCATTGGATAAGCTTTGTGATGCTTTAACACCATCAATG GGCTTCCAAAAAGCATTTGCAACACGCTTTTGGATTGGCAAGGCCTGCCTAGCATTGACTGGTCTCTATGCTGgagcttattatttcaaatacaatCAAAAT GATTGGACAAGGAAAGGAGGCTGGCGAGTAATTCGCAGTCGTAATGCCATCAATCCCGGAGATACTCAATTCCCTAAACTCTCGGATCGTTCAAAACCAGAAGATTATGCTTCTCGTGGATTTAATAAATCAGCTATTTAa
- the LOC129915624 gene encoding hydroxymethylglutaryl-CoA lyase, mitochondrial, whose amino-acid sequence MFSRKCFPLFIQFSNRSFCAFSSITPEIRIVEVGPRDGLQNEPTILPASTKISLINQLSETGLQTIEATSFVSPKWVPQMGDNTEVLKGIKRKSGISYPVLTPNMKGFESALLAGAEEVAIFGAASDSFSRKNVNCSAAESIERFRPIIEAAKKANVKVRGYVSTVIGCPYEGQIDPKAVAKFVDIMFGMGCYEISLGDTIGVGTPGTFRKMLDEVVKVVPAKKLAVHCHDTYGQALPNILTSLDYGISVVDSSISGLGGCPYAKGASGNAATEDVVYMLHGMGIKTGIDLDKLIDVGKFICSELGRQSESKVNRASRR is encoded by the exons aTGTTTTCCCGAAAGTGTTTTCCTCTTTTTATCCAATTTTCCAACAGATCCTTTTGTGCA TTCTCATCAATTACTCCCGAAATTCGTATTGTCGAAGTCGGACCTCGAGATGGCCTTCAAAATGAGCCAACCATTCTGCCAGCTTCAACTAAAATCTCACTCATAAACCAATTATCTGAAACTGGCTTACAAACAATTGAAGCTACAAGTTTTGTTAGTCCAAAATGGGTACCCCAAATGGGTGACAATACCGAAGTCCtaaaaggaatcaaacgaaaatCAGGAATTTCTTATCCTGTTCTAACACCGAATATGAAAGGTTTTGAAAGTGCTCTCTTAGCTGGCGCTGAAGAGGTTGCCATTTTTGGGGCAGCTTCAGATTCTTTCTCTCGCAAGAATGTCAACTGCTCCGCAGCTGAGAGTATCGAAAGATTTCGACCAATTATTGAAGCGGCTAAAAAAGCCAATGTCAAGGTCAGGGGCTATGTGTCCACTGTGATTGGTTGTCCATATGAAGGACAAATTGATCCGAAGGCAGTGGCCAAATTTGTTGATATTATGTTTGGGATGGGTTGTTATGAAATATCGTTGGGTGATACAATTGGAGTTGGGACTCCAGGTACATTCCGAAAGATGCTCGATGAAGTTGTTAAAGTTGTTCCAGCGAAGAAGTTGGCTGTGCATTGTCATGATACTTATGGACAAGCACTTCCAAatattctaacttctcttgatTATG GCATTTCTGTTGTTGATTCATCGATATCGGGATTGGGTGGTTGTCCATATGCTAAAGGAGCATCTGGTAATGCAGCTACAGAAGATGTTGTTTATATGTTACATGGAATGGGCATTAAGACTGGTATTGATTTGGACAAACTTATCGATGTGGGGAAATTCATTTGCTCGGAATTGGGAAGACAATCGGAGTCGAAAGTTAATCGAGCTTCAAGGAGATAA
- the LOC129915712 gene encoding transcription factor Adf-1-like, protein MNDQHVNILFVSEVEKHPILYNSNLPGYSNRIENERAWNEVGKHMYMTAPECRERWKNLRAVYVRNMKQSKNGSGLKASRKTYYLTDAMKFTLPYIKVLNKLNSENQTNPIGRGNNEEQEDLEDDQMDDNESVSLSSDNFPSKHQQITSSLPQQLQKQQPPSSPTPHSAPSFQETISTDPTFQYLEKMRLMAQKKMKLDHVINNNNRNPKTEALKMFLLSMVPDLQKMTDEEVRQFKRKSLETIDDIFMARNFALSSESVGLNKDVKSEYLESITSPYNGIL, encoded by the exons ATGAACGACCAACAcgttaatattttatttgtcaGCGAAGTTGAAAAACATCCAATTTTATACAATTCCAATCTGCCCGGCTACTCCAATAGAATTGAAAATGAAAGGGCATGGAATGAAGTCGGAAAGCATATGTATATGACAG ctcCTGAATGTCGTGAAAGATGGAAGAATCTACGTGCCGTTTATGTGCGAAACATGAAGCAGTCTAAAAATGGTTCCGGATTAAAGGCTAGCCGAAAAACCTACTACTTAACGGATGCCATGAAATTTACTCTACCATAtatcaaagttttaaataaacttaattCAGAGAATCAAACAAATCCAATTGGAAGAGGAAATAACGAAGAGCAAGAGGATCTAGAAGATGATCAAATGGATGACAATGAAAGTGTATCATTGTCATCAGACAATTTTCCATCAAAACATCAGCAAATTACATCCTCACTACCACaacaattacaaaaacaacaaccgCCTTCATCACCAACTCCACACTCGGCTCCTTCTTTTCAAGAGACAATCTCGACAGATCCAACTTTTCAATATCTAGAAAAGATGAGGTTAATG GCTCAGAAGAAGATGAAGTTAGATCATGtcatcaataataataatcgaAATCCAAAAACAGAAGCATTGAAAATGTTTCTTCTAAGTATGGTGCCGGATCTTCAGAAAATGACAGACGAAGAAGTGCGACAATTTAAACGAAAATCTTTGGAAActattgatgatatttttatGGCACGTAATTTTGCATTATCATCAGAATCTGTTGGTCTTAATAAAGATGTTAAATCTGAATATCTCGAATCAATTACATCTCCATACAATGGGATTTTATAg